In a genomic window of Balaenoptera ricei isolate mBalRic1 chromosome 3, mBalRic1.hap2, whole genome shotgun sequence:
- the LOC132362768 gene encoding nuclear transport factor 2-like, with amino-acid sequence MGDKPIWEQIGSSFIQHYYQLFDNDRTQLDAIYIDASCLMWEGQQFQGKAAIVEKLSSLPFQKIQHSITAQDHQPTPDSCIISMVVGQLKADEDPIMGFHQMFLLKNINDAWVCTNDMFRLALHNFG; translated from the coding sequence ATGGGAGACAAGCCAATTTGGGAGCAGATTGGATCCAGCTTCATTCAACATTACTACCAGTTATTTGATAACGACAGAACCCAACTAGACGCAATTTATATTGACGCGTCATGCCTTATGTGGGAAGGACAGCAATTCCAGGGGAAAGCTGCCATTGTGGAGAAATTGTCTAGCCTTCCGTTCCAGAAAATCCAGCATAGCATCACGGCGCAGGACCATCAGCCCACGCCAGATAGCTGCATCATCAGCATGGTTGTGGGCCAGCTTAAGGCCGATGAAGACCCCATCATGGGGTTCCACCAGATGTTCCTATTAAAGAACATCAATGATGCTTGGGTTTGCACCAATGACATGTTCAGGCTTGCCCTGCACAACTTCGGCTGA
- the LOC132363429 gene encoding uncharacterized protein LOC132363429 — protein MRWRRAPRRSGRTGPRAQRPCPAARSPPPLLWTAALAPEAAASNEVAPAGASVCYESPPSVGSVQELAQRAAVVIEGKVHAPRRQQGALDRKAAAAAAAGEAGAWGGERQPSAAGPGALPAANGTVSHWPAGPAPSAAEPGDEAPYLVKVHQVWAVKAGGLKKDSLLTVRLGAWGHPAFPSCGRLKEDSRYIFFMEPDANSSGRAPAAFRASFPPLETDQNLKKEVSRVLCKRCGKFLASRGALGRGGEAALPGRGGRRASTASGRTRSERWSFGLGRLWAILKRRKVRGLDSTGSAFSSVPVSRHCHW, from the coding sequence ATGAGATGGCGACGCGCCCCGCGCCGCTCCGGGAGGACCGGCCCCCGGGCCCAGCGCCCCTGCCCCGCCGCCCgctcgccgccgccgctgctgtgGACCGCGGCCCTGGCGCCGGAGGCGGCCGCCAGCAACGAGGTGGCTCCCGCGGGGGCCTCGGTGTGCTACGAGTCCCCGCCCAGCGTGGGCTCGGTGCAGGAGCTGGCTCAGCGCGCCGCGGTGGTGATCGAGGGAAAGGTGCACGCGCCGCGGCGGCAGCAGGGGGCACTCGACAggaaggcggcggcggcggcggcggcgggcgagGCAGGGGCGTGGGGAGGCGAGCGCCAGCCGTCAGCCGCGGGCCCGGGAGCGCTGCCCGCTGCCAACGGGACCGTGTCCCACTGGCCCGCGGGCCCCGCGCCCAGCGCCGCCGAGCCCGGAGACGAGGCGCCCTATCTGGTGAAGGTGCACCAGGTGTGGGCGGTGAAAGCCGGGGGCCTGAAGAAGGACTCGCTGCTCACCGTGCGCCTGGGCGCCTGGGGCCACCCCGCGTTCCCCTCCTGCGGGCGGCTCAAGGAGGACAGCAGGTACATCTTCTTCATGGAGCCCGATGCCAACAGCAGCGGCCGCGCGCCGGCCGCCTTCCGAGCATCCTTCCCCCCTCTGGAGACGGACCAGAACCTCAAGAAGGAAGTCAGCCGGGTGCTGTGCAAGCGGTGCGGTAAGTTCCTCGCCTCGCGGGGCGCGctcgggcggggcggggaggccgCACTCCCGGGGCGCGGCGGGCGCCGGGCTTCGACGGCTTCCGGGCGGACGCGGTCTGAGCGGTGGAGTTTCGGGCTTGGAAGACTGTGGGCGATCCTCAAGAGGAGGAAGGTTCGCGGATTGGATTCCACGGGCAGCGCCTTCTCCAGTGTCCCTGTTTCGAGGCATTGCCATTGGTGA